A genomic window from Fusarium oxysporum Fo47 chromosome VIII, complete sequence includes:
- a CDS encoding t-SNARE produces the protein MSYDLESGRRGGGYSDDPAFQELQYDLKSKLQTLLSSNRKLANDVNVLGTRKDTPRLRERVHNSMDKTRDMCREIGEGVKRLQTWEELTKQQKYEQTKVSSDFQAALQEFQSLQRKALEKERASVTAARAAQEGEHAEGPQSGNQLEQLQQQEQVSQLAPQDEVDFQEALIIEREEEIRNIEQGVGDLNVLFRQVAQIVNEQGEQLGTIADNVENVRDDTRQADVENRQAARYQKAARNKSCCLLLILAVILTIVILAIVLD, from the exons ATGTCGTACGATCTCGAATCCGGGCGCCGCGGCGGCGGCTACAGTGACGACCCTGCTTTCCAAGAACTTCAATACGATCTCAAGAGCAAGCTTCAAAccctcctcagcagcaatCGAAAGCTCGCCAACGATGTTAATGTCCTGGGAACACGAAAGGATACCCCGCGCCTGCGGGAACGAGTCCACAACAGCATGGATAAGACGAGAGATATGTGCAGAGAGATCGGCGAGGGCGTCAAGCGTCTTCAAACTTGGGAAGAATTGACA AAACAACAAAAGTACGAGCAAACAAAGGTCTCGAGCGACTTCCAAGCAGCGCTCCAAGAATTCCAAAGCCTTCAGCGAAAAGCCCTCGAAAAAGAGCGCGCATCCGTTACCGCCGCCCGTGCGGCACAGGAGGGCGAACACGCCGAAGGTCCCCAGTCTGGCAATCAGCTTGAGCAACtacagcaacaagaacaagtctCCCAGCTCGCACCCCAAGACGAGGTCGACTTCCAGGAAGCCCTGATCATTGAGCGTGAGGAGGAGATCCGCAACATTGAGCAGGGTGTCGGCGACTTGAACGTTCTCTTCCGACAAGTGGCGCAAATCGTCAATGAGCAGGGAGAGCAGCTTGGAACGATCGCAGACAATGTTGAGAACGTCCGCGACGACACGCGGCAAGCTGATGTTGAGAACCGACAGGCCGCGCGGTATCAGAAGGCAGCCCGCAACAAGAGCTGCTGCCTGTTGCTGATCCTCGCCGTCATTTTGACCATTGTTATTCTGGCTATTGTCCTTGACTAG
- a CDS encoding HSF-type DNA-binding-domain-containing protein, translated as MATAHMAVRTETFPHSNPIPHSESMGARIIPIPTPTIKMSPPSNGDPMEITSPAPSSTGNNNSDSDANGKSNDRPKNSPAPDSNNVANNNANNSNSMPAPPPAAAAVHQPKIVQTAFIHKLYNMLEDPNIQHLISWSASAESFVMSPSADFSKVLSQYFKHTNISSFVRQLNMYGFHKERDVFHTGNPDTTLWEFKHGNGNFKRGDLVGLREIKRRASRHALVHRESNYTKPAASQPGTPAEPVPIPPDSADARLLNIEHTLFDLGNRLQRSEEAAHYMHVKSQAAMDTVNRLLHFNQELSRTMLSLVPAESPLSREVITLQGEMQRQAEVLRTLDEPPQEAPYTGRQQYFANVENAPVSPRQLAQDDQRRGPALGVPPARGQNFYKPPVPSNLSSSTRRPYGSISGSSTTQSSPLRTGPPPPPPAPHPLSNVETVPGPGSLARRHTAADIRAHGWQPAPSPFSTGAPSGAWPPSPSRVAPEDQRIRDSFSTYSLQAASQTHPHSRPTTPPPPFANGAGGGSDTFGGWSWGSAGRENKNLAVKDHSAPPTRRGSMAHILNPSDTAERSDEDEDPRGDDDRKRKRMQ; from the exons ATGGCTACAGCGCACATGGCCGTCAGGACTGAGACCTTCCCACATTCGAATCCAATTCCCCATAGCGAGTCAATGGGTGCTCGCATTATTCCTATACCAACTCCCACGATCAAGATGTCTCCTCCAAGCAACGGCGATCCCATGGAGATCACATCACCTGCGCCATCTTCTACTGGCAACAACAACTCCGATTCCGATGCCAACGGCAAATCCAACGATCGACCCAAGAACTCTCCCGCTCCCGATTCCAACAATGTCGCAAACAATAATGCCAATAATTCCAATAGCATGCCTGCTCCCCCGCcggctgctgctgctgtacACCAGCCTAAAATCGTACAGACGGCCTTCATTCATAAGCTCTACAA CATGCTGGAAGATCCCAACATCCAACACTTGATTTCATGGTCTGCGAGCGCTGAAAGCTTCGTCATGTCGCCCTCGGCCGACTTTTCAAAAGTTCTCTC CCAATATTTCAAACATACCAATATCTCATCATTCGTGAGACAGCTGAACATGTACGGTTTTCACAAGG AACGCGATGTTTTTCACACTGGAAACCCTGATACAACGCTCTGGGAATTCAAGCATGGCAACGGCAACTTCAAGCGTGGCGACCTAGTAGGTCTACGTGAGATCAAGCGCCGAGCCAGTCGACATGCTTTGGTGCACCGCGAGAGCAACTATACCAAACCTGCAGCATCCCAGCCAGGCACTCCAGCCGAGCCCGTACCTATCCCGCCAGACAGCGCTGATGCTCGACTACTCAATATTGAGCATACGCTCTTCGACTTGGGCAATCGCCTGCAGAGGAGCGAAGAGGCAGCTCATTATATGCATGTCAAGAGCCAAGCCGCAATGGACACTGTGAATCGACTTCTTCACTTCAATCAGGAGCTTTCAAGAACTATGCTGTCTCTTGTTCCGGCTGAGAGCCCTCTCTCTCGTGAAG TCATTACTCTACAAGGCGAAATGCAAAGGCAGGCTGAAGTACTTCGGACACTCGACGAACCACCGCAGGAGGCACCTTATACTGGCCGACAACAGTATTTTGCGAATGTCGAGAACGCCCCAGTATCACCCAGACAGCTTGCCCAGGACGACCAGAGACGAGGCCCTGCTCTAGGCGTACCCCCCGCACGCGGCCAGAACTTTTATAAACCACCAGTTCCTTCCAACCTATCTAGCAGCACTCGCAGGCCATATGGATCCATCAGCGGAAGCAGTACTACGCAGTCGTCCCCGTTGCGTACAGGACcgcctccgcctcctcctgctcctcatcctctATCCAATGTTGAGACTGTTCCTGGCCCCGGCAGTCTGGCCCGTCGTCACACTGCAGCCGACATTCGAGCCCATGGTTGGCAACCAGCTCCCTCTCCCTTCAGCACTGGCGCACCCTCTGGAGCATGGCCCCCCTCGCCTAGCCGTGTAGCCCCAGAAGACCAACGGATCAGAGACTCATTCTCAACATACTCGTTGCAAGCTGCGTCCCAAACACACCCTCACTCACGCCCAACAACGCCTCCACCTCCATTTGCAAATGGCGCTGGCGGTGGCTCTGACACTTTTGGTGGTTGGTCATGGGGATCTGCTGGCCGtgagaacaagaaccttgcCGTGAAAGATCACTCAGCTCCCCCTACTCGCAGGGGGAGCATGGCTCATATTCTCAACCCCAGTGACACTGCCGAGCGGtcagacgaggatgaggaccCCCGAGGTGACGACGACAGGAAGCGAAAGCGAATGCAGTAA
- a CDS encoding nucleoporin protein Ndc1-Nup, whose translation MRLSLSLSLNQPTTSSPNNVSSSSLSRGCAVKMAPTTVRKAPYKDFLQPALHRRFTSTATVLLLVSYLLAVVLDGWKSYFWSWFPIGPVGVRTAFIFTCGLAIVVLRIANYHVGLRTTGPGFQTLRNTITQLQTYETLFWYGFSSLLFSHVFLWAMPKPANLSWITYFSGDRARLNERPLFLLAYMVSCAITQTFNHYRKDTDRLVLASSKGKNEKQPDALKLLITAVPATFGASLSGAASALPVALILYYAILRSFIWGWALMFLRIFYNLPKTNMLPPSWPSDLWLLFRCIEAGTFVHLIWNIGNFAFSKFMVKEPLKNGKPLTSESKDPNGSLLNGLKSKKLSIKAFAMWELAIIAHGFETRRQAIYEDIDRKDGPMWSQVYAICMEVVKSIETRIDTYGKVPDAPPAAPAPEPKQRVSAPLRDDPIFNSRGASKTMLNEVEKRLGQVARSPGESPVSKLSPIAKKTWKEAKDRVLTKEQQELVAPDHIKSQFENWTLQMMEVDAVAALFQQDFRTQFAAAVLGTPYAEPTLCINAINVLHHLSVHSLAEDQFGNVHRDVPSIIRTFTSVIKKLEAFRLQFPLHWTDVSGKRISPEVEEVVDALKTALQQVLAKFEPYSSDLRLTLTDIRLAKEASATAKKSEMAEVAR comes from the exons ATGCGTCTCAGTCTAAG TCTCTCTTTGAATCAACCCACGACATCATCGCCCAACAACGtctcgagctcttctttATCCCGGGGATGCGCTGTCAAGATGGCGCCTACCACGGTTAGAAAAGCGCCTTACAAGGACTTTCTGCAGCCTGCTCTTCACAGACGATTCACTTCTACGGCGACTGTTTTGCTGCTTGTGTCCTATTTGCTAGCGGTCGTCCTGGACGGCTGGAAATCTT ACTTTTGGTCTTGGTTTCCCATTGGCCCTGTCGGCGTACGAAccgccttcatcttcacatgTGGCCTTGCGATCGTCGTTCTCCGAATAGCAAACTACCACGTTGGCCTACGAACCACTGGCCCCGGCTTCCAGACCCTCCGCAACACCATTACCCAGCTTCAGACATACGAGACCTTGTTTTGGTATGGCTTCTCCAGCCTGTTGTTCAGCCATGTGTTCCTATGGGCAATGCCTAAGCCGGCAAACCTCTCTTGGATCACTTACTTCAGCGGTGACCGTGCGAGACTGAACGAGAGGCCGCTCTTCTTGCTTGCGTATATGGTCTCGTGTGCCATTACGCAAACCTTCAACCATTACCGAAAGGACACCGATCGTCTGGTCCTCGCATCGTCAAAGGGCAAGAACGAGAAGCAGCCTGACGCGTTGAAGCTGCTAATTACTGCAGTCCCAGCAACATTTGGCGCTTCTCTTTCCGGCGCTGCAAGTGCACTGCCTGTCGCCTTGATTCTATACTACGCTATACTGCGATCTTTCATCTGGGGATGGGCGCTTATGTTCTTGCGCATCTTCTATAACCTGCCAAAGACCAACATGCTACCGCCTAGTTGGCCGAGTGATCTTTGGCTTCTGTTCAGATGTATTGAGGCTGGAACTTTCGTGCATCTGATCTGGAATATTGGTAACTTTGCTTTCTCGAAATTCATGGTCAAGGAACCCCTGAAGAACGGCAAGCCTCTTACCTCTGAATCCAAGGACCCCAATGGCAGTCTTTTGAACGGtctcaagagcaagaaaCTCTCTATTAAG GCATTCGCGATGTGGGAGCTTGCAATCATTGCGCACGGTTTTGAGACCCGTCGACAGGCTATCTACGAAGACATCGATCGTAAGGATGGACCTATGTGGTCCCAGGTTTACGCCATCTGTATGGAAGTGGTTAAGTCCATCGAGACGCGAATTGATACCTACGGCAAAGTTCCCGATGCACCGCCCGCTGCGCCTGCCCCGGAACCCAAGCAGCGAGTATCTGCTCCTCTTCGCGACGATCCCATCTTTAACAGCCGAGGGGCTTCCAAGACGATGCTAaatgaggttgagaagcgaTTAGGACAGGTCGCACGATCCCCTGGCGAGTCTCCTGTGTCCAAGTTGAGCCCCATCGCGAAGAAGACATGGAAAGAGGCCAAGGACCGGGTCTTGACGAAGGAGCAGCAGGAACTTGTTGCTCCCGATCACATAAAGAGCCAGTTTGAAAACTGGACTCTCCAAATGATGGAGGTAGACGCTGTGGCTGCCCTTTTCCAGCAAGATTTCCGAACCCAATTTGCTGCTGCGGTGCTGGGCACCCCATACGCTGAGCCTACGCTTTGCATCAACGCGATCAACGTGCTTCACCATCTCTCAGTGCACAGCTTGGCAGAAGACCAGTTTGGCAACGTGCATAGAGATGTGCCAAGCATTATCCGAACTTTCACATCTGTTATCAAGAAACTGGAGGCCTTCCGCCTGCAGTTCCCATTGCACTGGACTGATGTATCGGGCAAGAGGATCAGCCCCGAGGTGGAAGAAGTTGTGGACGCTTTGAAGACTGCTCTGCAACAAGTGCTGGCCAAGTTCGAGCCTTATAGCAGCGACCTTAGACTGACGCTGACTGATATTCGCTTGGCCAAGGAGGCTTCTGCGACTGCAAAGAAGTCTGAGATGGCAGAAGTGGCGCGATAG